One Osmerus eperlanus chromosome 16, fOsmEpe2.1, whole genome shotgun sequence DNA segment encodes these proteins:
- the LOC134036481 gene encoding WW domain-containing adapter protein with coiled-coil-like — protein MVMHASKQPRLSDGSNDRRDSQSYQTHKSQPKPSQSATLHRHDKLRDASSDPTPPYKMQRRSQDSPVARHGADAPGQGKPKASHALGRVKDGGTSTSPEENNHTSHHSSDSHPSQNKSSDRPHEPADDWSEHISSSGKKYYYNCRTEVSQWEKPKDLLEREQRPKDPAKMASNSFPKDRDYRREALQDGATAKSSSGGDKPSSHTASSQSSSAPQGLNPASGPSPSTSTSSSASQPSPAVQSQSSALLQDPALLRQLLPALQATLQMNNGSVDMAKINEVLAAAVTQASLQSMLHKLLTSGPSAFNITALLSQAAQHSNQAQPPSQSPLSLSSEATSPRPYISPRNGTPQSNLLAGHKPLLSMSPAAAQPRVTSSSGKPGAASSQPPPEKRPEDPRTLLQRSSPSPGPNHVSAAGCLPAPPPSSAQGHAPGHAHAPGSFTPTLVAHFDEKLIRHVQGWPAEHLEKQASRLREDAHNMGSLYMSEICTELKNLRSLVRVCEIQATLREQRILFLRQQSKELDKLKNQNSYMV, from the exons ATGGTGATGCATGCAAGTAAACAACCAAGACTCAGCGATGG GAGCAACGACCGAAGGGACTCGCAATCCTACCAG accCATAAGTCTCAGCCAAAGCCAAGCCAGTCTGCCACCCTTCACCGTCATGACAAGCTGCGAGACGCCTCCTCTGACCCCACGCCGCCCTACAAGATGCAGCGCCGCTCCCAAGACAGCCCGGTCGCCCGGCACGGCGCCGACGCCCCCGGCCAGGGCAAGCCGAAGGCCTCCCACGCCCTCGGCAGGGTCAAAGATGGCG GGACCAGTACCTCTCCTGAGGAGAACAACCATACCTCCCATCACAGCTCAGACTCTCACCCCAGCCAGAACAAGTCTTCAGACAGG cctcacgAGCCAGCAGATGACTGGTCAGAGCACATCAGCTCGTCTGGGAAGAAGTACTACTATAACTGTAGAACTGAGGTGTCCCAGTGGGAGAAGCCCAAGGACCTGCTGGAGAG AGAGCAGAGACCGAAGGATCCTGCCAAGATGGCATCCAACAGTTTCCCTAAGGACCGGGACTACAGACGAGAGGCCTTGCAGGACGGAGCCACAGCAA aaTCCTCCTCAGGAGGAGACAAGCCTTCCTCCCACACTgcttcctcccagtcctcctctgctcctcagggCCTAAACCCCGCCTccggcccctccccttccacctccacttcctcctccgcgTCCCAGCCGTCCCCGGCTGTCCAATCGCAGTCGTCGGCCCTGCTCCAGGACCCCGCCCTCCTgcgccagctcctcccagcgCTGCAGGCCACGCTGCAGATGAACAACGGCAGCGTGGACATGGCCAAGATCAATGAAG TTCTAGCAGCAGCTGTGACTCAAGCTTCCTTACAGTCTATGCTTCATAAGCTCCTCACTTCTGGACCATCAGCTTTCAACATCACTGCTCTGCTTTCCCAGGCTGCCCAGCACTCCAACCAAG cccAGCCGCCCAGCCAGTCCCCTCTGTCCCTGAGCTCCGAGGCCACCTCTCCCCGGCCCTACATCTCCCCCAGGAACGGCACCCCTCAGAGCAACCTCCTGGCCGGCCACAAGCCCCTGCTCTCCATGTCCCCCGCCGCCGCGCAGCCCAGG GTGACCTCGTCGTCAGGTAAGCCAGGAGCAGcatcctcccagcccccacctGAGAAGAGACCAGAGGACCCCAGGACTCTGCTGCAGAGGAG tagTCCCTCCCCAGGACCAAACCACGTATCAGCGGCAGGATGCCTcccggccccgcccccctcctctgcccaggGCCACGCCCCCGGCCACGCCCACGCCCCCGGCTccttcacccccaccctggTGGCCCACTTTGATGAGAAGCTCATCAGACACGTGCAGGGCTGGCCGGCAGAGCACCTGGAGAAACag gcGTCCCGGTTGCGTGAGGATGCCCACAACATGGGGAGTCTATACATGTCTGAGATCTGCACCGAGCTCAAGAACCTGCGCTCCCTGGTCCGGGTGTGTGAGATCCAGGCTACGCTGAGGGAGCAGAG gatCCTGTTCCTTCGGCAGCAGAGTAAGGAGCTGGACAAGCTGAAGAACCAGAACTCCTACATGGTCTGA